tataaagaaaatgtgtATAATCAGGGAATtttttgtacatatatttttcaataatttaattataatttttttaaatgcatgctctatacttggaagcacGTGTAACTTAACTTGTCCTCAGCAAGtagtcacaatgttaaactgcaaCATATCAAACAATACAAAGTATACGTCAAATGATAGTTTCCATAAAAAAAACTGCctataatcctgaataaatcaggcTAAGTAcccctttcccacttcctgctcatgatggatgcaacagtaggacacgtggtctggtaagctttatatttatttaataaactaAACAAACATTGCTTAAGTCTCCTTTTGGGATCACAGCTTTTTTTCTGTTAtaaattttgaaataatttaggcattttaatttagattaaagAGGCAGCTTCaactaagaaaaaaaacatgtctcCAGTGTACAACATAaggatggaaaaatataaaattatgaaataaattgAAAAAGTATTTCATCACTTAACTCCTTCACTGAACACCATTATTATATCCTTTAAGACTTAACACTCTTGTTGAATGGATCCAATTGAAAGCAtgctttttagtgtgtctgagGAAGTTGACACAAATTCCTCTAAGATGCAAGTTATGAAATGAATGTCAATTTTctgaagaaatatttttttaaacacctgttcccttacatggttcattagcggagacctttgtctacaaatagATCCATTTCAAATGAATTTAGTAATGAAACtaagatttaaaacatgttttgtcccttatcttaAGAATCAGCGTACCGTTAAAGACTGAAATTCTGTATCATTGGAGTCTTCACCAATGTGTCAGAAGGCTGAATGTAACACTGTGCAAAGATCACAAAGCAAAAATCAAATGCACCCCCAAAGAGAAATTGGCTGGTGTAAACTGCTCAAACTCACTTTGGGATGGTAGAATGGACAGTCCACCTTTTTACACTCTGGGAAGAATCGGCACACGCTGCTGGAGGGAGCCGGAGCTGCAGGGTCAAGAGGTCAAGGGTCAAGTCACGACAAAAGGGGCAttttggttacactttattttagtgtctcttttacatatttacaatagTAATAACACTATCCAAGAACAAGCAGCTCTATGAAATAACTACACAGCAAATCCATGTCATTCATTTGCATTACTTGGTAACAAAACACACTAACatgaacactgtaaaataaagcgtGACATTTTTAATACTTTCCCCATGTAATTTCacttcctctcacatacacacctGGTAGAGTGGGATTGCTGTGGACTCTTCGGCTGACGTGTGTGTACGGACAGTCTGCTTTCGTACACTTTGCATCATATTTACAGTttggatggatgaacagacacTTGTCACCAAATTTACAGTTGGGAAACATTCTTTGAGAGAACAGATACATGATAATAGCACACAAAACGATATAATAATTAATGTGTATATATGAGgaaacagttgtgtgtgtgtacagtatatatagataTTTGCCCTAACAACATGCTAAACAACACTTACTTTCCCATTACTTAAAACAATCccatttattacaacaaaacgcTGTCGGGGATATGCACATTTAGTTACACATTGTCACATGAACAAGTTTGTAATTTCACAGATGTACGTTTTACTAACATGACAAGTTTAGACTTTTAATATTGCTTTCAAAAAGTAACTTTCACTGTTTATTTCAAGTTGATCGTAACCAGTGGTACAGTGAGCAAGTAAGCCACCCAAGCCGATTCAGTGATGAAGCGAGTTGGTCTGACATATTTGGTCCATGATTCAAACTGACGACTCCCGTGTTCATTTCAGactgattcattaaaacaaaCCACATCAATTGAGGGATTTGTTCACACATTGGACAGTAAGTTGCGCTCCATGTTAGTGTTTTTAATAGAGGTAGACCACTatatgggcggctgtggctcagttggtagagcgggtcggccactaatcacagggttggtgatTCGATttccggcccacacaactccacatgccgaagtgtccttgggcaagacactgaaccccaagttgctaccaatggcagactagcacattgcatggcagctctgccaccattggtgtctgaatgtgtgtgtgctttgaatactgttaaggttaaaaaggcgctatataagtctACCATTTACTATATAAAGGTTTcacagattaatcagtgccgatagttgctttttagattgtttatctgcaaaaatgtacGCTGACAGTTGCCAATAGTTTTCTTTTCGTTATTCCTTTGTTCATCCTCTGGAAGATTCTACAGTCTTTCATCACTGACAACACACAGCCATATTTTagcctcacttcaatgcatattttgattagataaattAAGTGTTTTCAATtgaagggcatgcaaagaaaaatgtgactatattAGAAACGTGCCCCGTAACAtagttattagcaagctggtgtaaacttacctacatctgtaGAGATTTCATGTCAATTTCAGAACAAGTCAATTTTCTTGGTTtgattagtctacaaaaggaataaaaCCTCCTCGAATATTTTTTggccgaaagccattcacacatctgcccaaaatAAGATATGCTTAACATAATTCTTTAatctgtattctacccattaacacgTTTATACGccaatctttgcagtagtatcagtgtcattaaTTACAATAACAGCGTAATCAGCGCATATTATAGCCATGTATAGCGTGTTAGCACATTAGCTTAGTTTATGTGAATTCTACTGATAGAACGAGTGATGTCTAATattgtcatattagttgatgttgtACATGTAGTCTTGATCGCCCTCATATTTTAATGCTCCTCTAATCTAAAAACCTCTCCCAGCAGCGTTGCTGAAGAAGAAACTCCTTCAGGTTcataatgtgtttgtgttcatggCCATGGGGTGTGTTTGCGTTTCTCACTTGCACTGTGTGTTTGGGTGATGGAATAAACACTCGTCTCCAATTTTGCACACAGGCCAGAACTTGCAGCGTTCTGGAAGTTTCTGTCGTTTAGTCTGATCCGGCTCTATGTCCATGTCCTCCACCTCATTTATCTTTGCATCtacagaggggagagagagaacgaggGTGAGCAAGGGACAGAGTTAATGAGGAATTTTACACAGCCAGATCGCCCGTCACATGACCCTTCCTGCCATTAATAACATGACAGAAGCACAGCTACATATAATTACAGATTTGATatgaaaaaaagcacatttatgGTGCCTTTTGgaatgagtaaacgatgacagaattataatttttttaggtgCACTTTCCCTTTAAGAGTTTCTTTTACCATCAGCATTCAGGAGTTCAGTATTCAATCTCAGATGGACGGCAGGCTTGGCTCTATTATTTTCCAGAAGGTCAGAGGTCATGTTGAACTCATCCTCAGGCTCCATCTCCTGATCGGTGCGATTAGCTAACGGACTGGGAACTCCGTCCAGTGTGACGATGAACTTTGGACTTGCTCCACCCACCTCCGCTCTCTCTCTGTAGGGAATTAGAACGAGACAGAACGAGTTATGTTGTCAGATCAAGTGGATCTGAATGGGATGTTGTTTTCTGTGAAAGACGTCTGGCACACCTGGGCTGCACCATTCGAGATGCAGAGGGTGGGTCTTCACTCTGACTGACAGTGCCAAGTCTGCTCCTGATTGGTGGCGGTGTTTGATCCATCTCTGGTTTTCTCATGATGAAAGAGCGAGTGTCCAGTCCCTGCAGTCTCGCTGCCTCTAAAACCTGCAGTTCTGAGTTAAAACATGCAACAAGAATCATTTACTCAACatcaaaacaataacaaatttgAGTATCATGCACAAATAGCGGAGCatctagtctcagcctcagattgCATGGTCActctagtttttttttaatcaattcacCTACAAAACAAGGCTGTATTTACATAGTATTGAGTTTATACAATGAGTGCTTTTGAGGAATAACTAAATCACTTGATTCGTTTGTTAGGTTAGTGGCATCAAAGCTTTTAAAGACACACTTTTGAAAGATTTTCAGCTTGGTTTTATATATGAAATAGTCtgcacactgtaaaccctaatgttgtcatcACTGAAACAATCCAGTTATCCTTATTAAATATTACTTGAAATATAAAGTTTTGAATACATAACTAGTGGTTGACGGATATGGGTTTTTAAATTGGATGCTACAATacctagagagcaggatggctgaTGAccgatgaatgaatgaatgaatgaatgctgcatttatatagctcttctgacactacattcaaagtgctttacacagtgaacaggggactctcctcaaccaccaccaatgtGTAGCATCCACATGGAAGattgcgatggcagccatagtgcgccagtaagCTTACCACACACCTGCTGttgatggagaggagagagtagagtaatggagccaattcatggatggggattattaggaggccaagATGGATAAGGGGTAAAGGGGGAAATTTAGCTAGGACACCAGGATACACCCCTCCTCTTTACGAGAattgccctgggatttttaatgaccattgAGCAGGACCTCAGTTTAGCGTCTCATCCGAAAGTcatgcctttttacagtatagtgttcccATCACAATACTGGGgtgttaggacccacacagaccacagggtgagccaTCCCTGCAGGCCTCATTAACACCTCTTCTGATACACAAAGTTTAACAACAGCGAATCAGGTGTacacaatatttctaaagtgaaaaacacTTATATTTACACAAATTTGCTTAAACTTGAAAAGATGAAATCTTGAAAACAGTGTTGACTATCCAAATCAATTGGTAGAtcttggaactgacacaagggaaagataacacttctgttaatcggccGATGCCAAATCCAATAATCACTTATCACAATTGAAATATTTACATTCCTTTAAGTTATTTGGCTTGTAAGTATAAAATTAAGACTTATAAGTATCAATAACTCAAATGATCAAGTATAAAATTTAGGCTGTAGGGAAATTATATTACTATGTACATAGTCACAGTTAAAGTGTTTAGCGTTCTATTTGGTGAAGTTTGACCCTGTTCTCTACATGTCTTTTCTCCTTGTGTATGTGCATGGCTGAAATGCAATTTTTTGTGCACTTTTGTGATTAATCAAATTTACTGAATGAATAACCTATAATCAGTCATTATATGCGTTCTGTGTGTTATTGTATGAGTTTCTTTTCTAAATTTGAGCCAATTCAACTGAAATGATTGGACCATATAAATCAACATGGAATGACTTCATTGGTATAAAATGAGGTAAAATCATTTATCACCATATTCATTGAGCTGCTCTCTACTGCCCTGCTCCAGAATCTCCAACTGTAGACGAGAATCTAAAGCCATGGATTGTGctgcaataattaaaaaaaaacgagAGACAGTCAGAAAGATTGTTTGAGAATGGACAAGTCCAGATTATtaactttataataataatatggatGCATAGCACTTGCTTGCTGGGCATCTGCAGTCATAACAAAAAAATATCTGTAGTTTGGTTGACTCTTCAGCACAATATTCTGGTGCAATGTCTCTTTAAGAAACAAGGATACTGACCGTTCAGCAGTGTGTCCTGGGGCGTGAGAGCTTGCAGGTGCTCTTGAACCAATCGGATCACAGCATTATTCATCTCGTCGCTGGCTGAACGTGTCCGCGGCGCAACTGGAACTGTCTGCCGCTGAGGAACTGCAAATTATATTGTAGATCAGCTGTCAAACTTTCAGGTCAACAGGTCAgttttatttacatgatctgaaaTAACTAAATCCTTTAGGTTACTTTAACCCTTGTGTATTCTGACATTTTTGTCAGATTCAACATGCTTTTTATACATAAAAATCGTATCCTTCATCTGAGAGGTATAGAATTGTGACTTTTCCTATTTTTAacattgaaacacacacacaatgtgttgtTGTTTAATGTGTTTTGAATCATTATGCAGAAAGAtctttccaaataaaaaaaagtctgaacACAAAAACCTCAAGAAAGCACAAGTTGTCAATATTAGACATGATATAAGATACTAATATGGCTTCGTAAAGCACATGCAGTTGAAGAGTCTAAGTCTATACCTTAGCCTCTTTGGCATTCCCAGCCTGTGAATAAGGTATAGAGCTCATACATGCTATTAGGTCATTcaaattttttcagatttttctgaTTCACAATGAATGGCTGTGGTTAGATAATGATcatttatgttgttatttatgCACATATTACCTTTACACACAGCACAGTTAAATTATCTTATTCAAGGCTATGATGATCTTGTGTCTCCCTCTAGTGGACAAACTTGATATTACACTCTGCATCTGTCTTTCACTGTAGAATGAACGAATCATTTCGATGTGTTGCTGACATCAGAAATGGATGAAATTTGGTATTTGTTATCAGACTGTCCTAATGAGAGTATAACACTGACAAAGTGcagaacacacccacacaaacactctctctctctctctcacacacacacacacaacgcacacacacactcacaacacacacctacccacaacacacacacacactcacctacccACAACACACCtacccacaacacacacacacactcacaacacacacctacccacaacacacaacacacacacacacacacctacccacaacacacacacacacacacctacccacaacacacacacagtcacctACCCACAACACACCtatccacaacacacacacacactcacctacccACAACACACCtacccacaacacacacacacacacactcacctacccACAACAcacctacccacacacacacacacacacctacccacaacacacacacactcacctacccACAACACACCtatccacaacacacacacacacactcacctacccACAACACACAGTCACACCTATCCAcaacacaccacacactcacctacccacaacacacacacactcacctacccacaacacacacatacccacaacacacacacacacacactcacctacccacaacacacacacacacacctacccacaacacacacacacacacctacccaCAACACACACCtacccacaacacacacacacactcacctacccacaacacacacccacacctacccacaacacacacacacacacacacacacacacacacacacacacacacacacacctatccacaacacacacacacacacactcacctacccacaacacacacacacaaatcaatggaactgaatgggaaGCTATAacacagccacaatgcagaacacacacacgcacgcacgcgcggcAACACGCCCATACAATACACACTTACAGAACTTAAACTACAAAGTTAACTCTTCAGATATGACCATATCAACTTTTTGTTTTGATGCAAAAAACTCCTCACAGCTCTGAGTTTATTGAATTGTGCTAttaaatgtttgcaaaataaaGTAATCTCTGCATGAGACCATGATGAATTTTGACTATACATTGAGTACTACATGTGACACAGATTATTCAGAGCAAATGATTAAACAATAGCTaaaatttgacaaataatagtctttaataatgcttgaatatatatccaaatgcataacaTGTGATAATATCTAGAAATGAAGTATCAACATTGGGTTACAAAGACCATTCAACAATAAGGGGAACACTGAGGCCAATAGGATGGTCATTGCTTAAAAATGGTTACATTTTTGTTctgttgttttctctctctccagcagaTGGCAGCAGATGCTCCTAATGCATGGCACAAAgcaggtgaagtgtgtaatatttcaatgttacattttttttataccatcccagcttaatatgcagcaacaaatacagtataagaaagccattcataggttgactccccccaaaaatataaacattgtgGCACCCTCAAAACTTTGCACTGTTTGAGAAGCCTGACTAGCCTCACATAGCAACATTAAGAACCATTAGCATGAGTTTGGTCTGGACTATTTGTTTGGGTAAACAGGGACTGTGTTTGggcaacctgtttgaaaacagtccttGCGCCTTATTAATGAAACACACAACCCACTGAATTTAAAAGGATAATTTAAGCAAGGCTTTACTAACAATTTACACCaatttgttctgctcatgtttcatgaaataAGGACCATTTTAAatttctgtttggtgacactagtagtGCACAATTCATCTTTAAATGTATAGTGAATATGAaacttctatcatcatttactcaccctcatgccatcccagatgtggatgacttactttctttagcCGAACagagttttagaaaaatatcagctctgtagctgattatctgtttctcacccacacctattgtatGATTTATACActcgagtcttatggattacttttatgtttcctttatgggatttttggagctacaaaaggtctgatcaccattcatttgcattgtatggacttataGAGCTGAGTTTGTGTttagctgaagaaagtcatacacatctgagatggaaagaGGCCaaatatatgatgagagaattttcatttttggatgaactatccctttaagagtaatGAGCTAATATGCAATGTTGCCTATAATCTACATCCTCAACTTCACAGGAAAGTATGTGTAaggaatattattaataaaataaaataaaaaaaactctattTACTATCAATGTAATATTAAATGCATGTATTGAACCTGTGTATGCTGTGGTCTTGTTGATTGACTCCTGAGCTTCTGAGATTGCTTTGAGGATCAGATGTTTATTGGCTTGTTTGGCTGGTGGGAGTGAAGGCCTGtggagaaacacacacatacttattcaATCTTGGCAACAAAATCTGTCAACATTAttgattttatataataaatatgacaATAATTACAGCATGGAAAAACTTCTCAAACATCTTTTCTGCTAAAACTGACAGAGGGGACAAACGGACACACTTGCGCTCATGTTTAGAAGGTAGAGACACTTTGCTAGGAAGACCATAGTCATCATCTTCATCCTCTCTCTCGTAAAGACCATCACTCTCCTGACCCCGGTCATGACCTCTGTGAACCTGAACAACTGAACTGGCCACGGGTGCCTTTCGTTTCCGGGACAACTCCTGCCACAAGGATGACATTCATTGAGGATTATATGAATAGCTAAAAACAAATGCCTTTAAATAAATAGTtagaaaattgtgtcatcatttactcatacccATGTATTCTATGcagcatgagggtgtgtaaatgatgacataataaatgatgaaatgagcCCTTTTACATTCCCACTGTACAACAAGCAGAAGATTTGCAATGTAACAACATGTTTGGCTTATATTGGTATTTTTGCATGCGCAAAGTTTCGTTCTCTCATTATCACTCACCCTGCTGCTCTCCTCTGAGCTCCTGTAGCTCCCCCCATGGCAGGAACTTTCTTGACCTCTCATGACCACTGAGAATCTGTAAGCATTGGCGGTCCGTCCTGAACTCTGGGTGGAAGACTCCACAGCCGGCTGTGATCTCTCCACAGCAGAGCGGCTGTATAACCCCCGCGTGTGACCTGAGGTCAAGCCCTGTTCAAAAGGGTCATAGGCAATGAGGTCATCATCCAGGTCAGGCTTGATGTCAATCACAGCTTCAGCTGACGCCTCCATCAGAGGTTTGACTGTGGATGTCAGTCTAGTAGATCTTTCAGAGGAACCTCTCCTACTGTACAATACAAATTGAATATAAGTTCACACAGTTAAAAGTCTATTTTACTTCAGTAATGTGACAGattacaaagtaaaacagtatCCTAATGGGGGAAATATAGGGCGGGTCTTGACTGTATCCATCAAAAACTGACTGGATCATGaaaagttcaagtcaagtcaagtggtttttattgtcgtttcaaccatatacagttagtacagtacacagcaaaacgagacaacgttcctccaggaccatggtgctacataaaaacaacaaaggaccaacacaggaccacatgagacaacacaacgaaataaaatacctatataaaaaacctatatatacctatataaagtgcacgtgcaaacatgtgcaaaaagtacgggacagtacaacaaattactgacaatgaacaggacaatagacagtgcagcgccgaccagtactcagtagtgcaaaaagatgacagtttctaaaaatgtaaacataacatactatgagatagttttctatgcacatagcagttattgaggtagcagacagttataaagtgacagtaattaaagtgcaactcaggacacgtgtgtgtgtcaaaccagtctctgagtattgaggagtctgatggcttgggggaagaagctgttacacagtctggccgtgagggcccgaatgctttggtacctcttgccagacgggaggagggtaaagagtttgtgtgaggggtgtgtggggtcgtccacaatgctttGCTGgttgctggttgctttgcagatacagtgttttttgtaaatgtctttgatggagggaagagagaccccaatgatcttctcagctgtcctcactatcctttAAAAGTTGTGCATGTATGACTGATATGAATGAAGTGGGTactttttttgctataaatctccacttccacatttttctttgtttttggtgatttgcattctacGTGCATttcgccacctattgggcaggaaCCTGtattatcgcttctgaagacatggatttaaccactggagtcctatggattacttttatgctgcctttatatgctttttggagcttcaaaaatgtggacctagttgacttgcattgtatggacctacagattctTATGgactctaaaaatctttgtttgtgttcagcagaacatcAAAAGTCACATCTgtcatggcatgagggtgagtaaatgatgagagaattttcattttgggtgaactattcctttaaagtaaatAGGGTCGATTAAAATGTCATGTTGACTTGAATAATCTGCAAGGTATGTGAGAAGTAAATACCTGGTGTGGCGCTCGTGGGCGGAGCTTGAGACCCGCCCCTCCACCTTATCAAAGCGGGAGCTGGAGACGGCGAGAGCGCGAGGCTCCTCCCTCCTCCTGATGACAGGAGGAGGGACGTTCGTCTCCGAGTGAAGGACACGTGGATGGACAGACATAGGCtctgcaaaaacaaacaattcaAAACTGAAATTAAATCTAAAAGTGAGGCAAATGAGACATTTAATACAATACATGCTGTGAGAGTAAACTGGATGAAACATACCAACTGCAACTGACCTCAGCTTGTCCAAAACACCATGTAACCTTCAACAAACATCAAGAACATTTACTTCTCAACCTTCTCTTTATTGTGTTTTTGATAAAGGTTTAACtttaactttataaaaaaaactatttacagcaacaaatgtaatttccaatgtttgcaTTTTAACTAGGGTTATCAAtcgataataaaaaaataatcaaattaattacatgatatgccaaataatttgaattaattgcatatatcaatatttgctgaaataGTCCCCAAATAaagaattcaatatataatgatcaaaataattatacataaattgaatatattcataataatttgttaataaatcaaattaattgtatatataaatatcaatatctattgattaaataattctaaatacttatatattcaaatataatacatataaaaataataactctaaataactaaataaattaaatgcattacattattgtggcagatgagtaaagcattttTAAGACAACAAGTGGCTTTAGAAAGCCATATATTAATTAATTCCACATTACTGAAAATAAGCCTATCAAtgacctacagttcacagcaatccatttagcaATTGAATTCATCTGtctgagatagatttattataagagcA
This sequence is a window from Xyrauchen texanus isolate HMW12.3.18 chromosome 30, RBS_HiC_50CHRs, whole genome shotgun sequence. Protein-coding genes within it:
- the LOC127623996 gene encoding zinc finger CCCH domain-containing protein 14-like, with amino-acid sequence MEIGTEISKKIRAAIKGKLQELGAYVDEELPDYIMVMVANKKNPQQMADDLSLFLGNNTIKFTVWLHGVLDKLRSVAVEPMSVHPRVLHSETNVPPPVIRRREEPRALAVSSSRFDKVEGRVSSSAHERHTSRRGSSERSTRLTSTVKPLMEASAEAVIDIKPDLDDDLIAYDPFEQGLTSGHTRGLYSRSAVERSQPAVESSTQSSGRTANAYRFSVVMRGQESSCHGGSYRSSEESSRELSRKRKAPVASSVVQVHRGHDRGQESDGLYEREDEDDDYGLPSKVSLPSKHERKPSLPPAKQANKHLILKAISEAQESINKTTAYTVPQRQTVPVAPRTRSASDEMNNAVIRLVQEHLQALTPQDTLLNAQSMALDSRLQLEILEQGSREQLNEYELQVLEAARLQGLDTRSFIMRKPEMDQTPPPIRSRLGTVSQSEDPPSASRMVQPRERAEVGGASPKFIVTLDGVPSPLANRTDQEMEPEDEFNMTSDLLENNRAKPAVHLRLNTELLNADDAKINEVEDMDIEPDQTKRQKLPERCKFWPVCKIGDECLFHHPNTQCKMFPNCKFGDKCLFIHPNCKYDAKCTKADCPYTHVSRRVHSNPTLPAPAPSSSVCRFFPECKKVDCPFYHPKPCRFAARCKRAGCTFYHPAVTVPPRSALKWTKTPSS